Proteins found in one Pseudomonadota bacterium genomic segment:
- a CDS encoding extracellular solute-binding protein codes for MVEAVPAEPEKLVVYSSRNEQLIKPLFDAYTASSGVDIEFITDKDGPLIQRLRAEGDASPADILLTVDAGNLWFAKQLGLLQPIQTDTLDDAVPVHLRDPDHFWHALSVRARTIVYHPDRVDAETLSTYAALA; via the coding sequence ATGGTCGAAGCGGTTCCCGCAGAGCCTGAAAAGCTGGTGGTGTATTCGTCTCGCAATGAGCAACTCATCAAACCGCTGTTTGACGCCTATACAGCGTCGAGCGGTGTGGATATCGAATTTATCACCGACAAAGACGGTCCGTTGATTCAGCGCCTTCGCGCGGAGGGTGACGCCAGTCCAGCGGACATCTTACTCACGGTCGACGCGGGCAATTTATGGTTTGCCAAGCAGCTGGGTTTGCTTCAACCCATTCAAACGGACACGTTAGATGACGCGGTGCCCGTGCATCTTCGTGATCCCGATCATTTCTGGCATGCGCTTTCCGTGCGCGCACGCACGATCGTGTATCACCCCGACCGTGTCGATGCCGAGACGCTGAGCACGTATGCCGCGTTGGCTGA